The Thermodesulfobacteriota bacterium genome has a window encoding:
- a CDS encoding transcriptional repressor, translating into MRLDSAVIEKRVSNFIDQCKELGIKVTPQRVAIYRELANTDQHPSAESIYKKIRNYYPNISLTTIYRTLETFEKLGLVSVVNILYNAARYDANLEPHHHLVCVECKKVEDYYDHTLGELDFSKKTLANYTVLGYTILLNGICRDCRRKKT; encoded by the coding sequence ATGCGGCTGGATAGCGCAGTTATCGAAAAACGCGTAAGCAATTTCATAGATCAATGCAAGGAGCTCGGTATCAAAGTGACTCCTCAAAGGGTAGCCATATACCGGGAGTTAGCCAACACCGACCAACACCCCAGCGCCGAATCCATTTACAAAAAAATAAGGAACTACTACCCAAATATATCCCTCACCACTATCTACAGGACATTGGAAACGTTCGAGAAGCTGGGGCTTGTATCTGTAGTAAACATACTTTATAACGCCGCCCGTTACGATGCCAACTTAGAACCGCACCATCACTTGGTTTGCGTCGAGTGCAAGAAGGTGGAAGATTACTACGACCACACGTTGGGAGAACTAGACTTCTCCAAAAAGACGCTGGCTAATTACACGGTGCTTGGTTACACCATATTACTAAACGGCATCTGCCGAGACTGTCGAAGGAAAAAAACCTAG
- a CDS encoding cation diffusion facilitator family transporter, translating to MAEETGNRDDVISGKDSSEKNTLTLVLCLTAGFMLVEIAAGLYTGSLALLSDAAHMFVDVFAVSLALFALWFSLKPPTSKKTFGFYRAEILAAFLNSLLLFAISIGIFMEAYERLREPSEVKSLVMTVVAAIGLSVNLVGVFLLSKFQGKSLNARGVFFHVLSDALGSVGAIIAGLIMLKTKWYYADPITSIVISFLILRGAWGLFSESLHILLEGTPKGIDLKAVENAICSHSGVLSVHDLHAWSLTQGFEALSAHLVIEDIKQSESLIKDIKSHLHDKFRINHVTLQLETGECETGEKNCYGT from the coding sequence GTGGCTGAAGAAACTGGTAACAGAGACGACGTTATTTCGGGCAAGGACTCCAGTGAAAAGAACACTCTGACCCTGGTGCTCTGCCTTACCGCGGGCTTTATGCTGGTAGAGATTGCGGCCGGATTATATACCGGAAGTCTGGCCTTACTCTCCGATGCAGCACATATGTTCGTCGACGTTTTTGCTGTTTCTTTAGCGCTATTTGCCCTTTGGTTTTCTCTCAAGCCACCCACTTCTAAAAAAACCTTTGGGTTTTATAGAGCGGAGATACTGGCCGCCTTCCTGAATAGCTTACTTCTATTTGCAATTTCTATAGGGATATTTATGGAGGCGTACGAACGGCTCAGAGAACCCAGTGAGGTGAAAAGCCTGGTAATGACCGTGGTTGCGGCTATCGGGCTCTCCGTAAACCTGGTCGGAGTTTTTCTTCTTTCTAAGTTTCAAGGGAAAAGCTTGAATGCCCGTGGGGTGTTTTTCCACGTCCTGAGCGATGCTCTCGGCTCAGTCGGGGCAATAATAGCAGGCTTAATAATGCTAAAGACCAAATGGTATTATGCCGACCCAATTACCAGTATTGTTATTTCTTTTTTGATATTGAGGGGTGCTTGGGGATTGTTTAGCGAATCTCTTCATATTCTTCTCGAAGGAACCCCTAAGGGAATTGACCTTAAGGCGGTTGAAAACGCTATTTGCTCGCATAGCGGTGTTTTGAGCGTGCATGACCTTCATGCCTGGTCACTTACCCAGGGTTTTGAGGCACTGAGTGCACATCTGGTTATAGAGGATATAAAACAAAGTGAGAGTCTCATCAAAGACATAAAGAGCCACTTGCATGATAAATTCAGGATTAACCATGTAACCCTTCAATTGGAGACCGGAGAGTGTGAGACCGGGGAAAAGAACTGTTATGGGACATGA
- a CDS encoding TetR/AcrR family transcriptional regulator — MAKPTTKLESIEKTAIRLFASRGINQVTIKDIASEARCSEGALYRHYTSKEEMALILYKNELEKFGALLKSILQGGGTFSERIKSAVEFFYSFFDEDPITFKFILLSEHHFPQKDKLNPKLNPHNLVFDFVRAGFKSGEFKIHDPELSASILLGIVLQPATLRATGRLRGKMSGKTKEVVEASLRALNSKVNLSPGRHK, encoded by the coding sequence ATGGCTAAGCCAACCACTAAACTAGAATCCATCGAGAAAACGGCGATAAGACTCTTTGCTTCGAGGGGCATCAACCAGGTAACCATTAAGGACATAGCCAGTGAGGCGAGGTGTTCGGAGGGCGCGCTTTACCGCCATTACACCAGTAAAGAGGAAATGGCTCTCATTCTCTACAAAAACGAACTGGAAAAATTCGGTGCTCTGCTCAAGTCTATTCTCCAAGGCGGCGGAACATTCTCCGAGCGTATAAAGTCCGCAGTCGAGTTTTTCTATTCCTTCTTCGACGAGGACCCCATCACCTTCAAATTTATACTGTTATCCGAGCATCACTTTCCCCAGAAGGATAAGCTTAATCCAAAGTTAAATCCTCATAACCTGGTGTTCGATTTCGTGAGAGCCGGATTTAAAAGCGGCGAGTTTAAAATCCATGACCCCGAACTGAGCGCCTCGATCCTTCTGGGAATCGTCCTTCAGCCGGCAACGCTTAGAGCAACCGGGAGACTAAGGGGAAAAATGAGTGGCAAGACAAAAGAGGTGGTAGAAGCCAGTCTCCGGGCTCTTAATTCAAAGGTCAATTTATCACCAGGAAGGCACAAATAG
- a CDS encoding exonuclease SbcCD subunit D encodes MRNALKFIHLSDIHIGIETHGRLNPATGWNTRFEDVLRSLDFVVDAAIRESVDLVLIAGDVFHRENPHPTEETEFAKRIVRLVSEIEAKVVIVLGNHDYPAILGKTSAVEIFPAINLDGVYVARKPDILFVPIKEGRLQVACLPWAGRSTLLAKEEYKSLSPEALQVEIEKRLINIIRDFVNRLDQSLPTVFLGHVAVRDAQLSGTEITTLLISEPSIPRTELANPVFSYAALGHIHKFQNLNENSTPPVVYSGSIERIDFTEEKEKKGFVLGEIFKDENGWRCDFKFVETPARRFLTVEVKGKVENMDEAKVLEHLPREDIKDAVIRVRCVVSRPEDRINEKMIREALSEAYSVKIEKIFEKPERVIRQSELSRTTDVMDALDRYIRSKPELKNISEDMKKYAKELIRESEEA; translated from the coding sequence TTGAGAAACGCTCTCAAGTTCATCCATCTCTCCGACATCCATATCGGAATCGAGACCCATGGAAGGCTCAATCCCGCTACAGGATGGAACACCCGCTTTGAAGATGTGCTCCGTTCTTTAGATTTTGTCGTTGATGCTGCAATCAGGGAGTCCGTCGATTTAGTTTTGATAGCCGGGGATGTTTTCCACAGAGAAAACCCTCATCCAACTGAGGAAACGGAGTTCGCCAAAAGAATTGTCAGGCTCGTTTCCGAAATTGAGGCGAAAGTGGTAATAGTGCTGGGCAACCATGATTACCCGGCTATTCTTGGAAAAACTTCAGCAGTAGAAATATTCCCGGCTATCAATCTCGACGGCGTTTACGTCGCTAGAAAGCCGGATATTTTGTTCGTTCCGATCAAGGAGGGAAGGCTTCAAGTCGCATGCTTGCCCTGGGCCGGGAGGAGCACTTTGCTTGCCAAAGAAGAATATAAATCCCTATCTCCGGAAGCCCTTCAGGTAGAGATAGAAAAAAGACTCATCAACATAATCAGGGATTTTGTTAATAGGTTAGACCAATCTCTTCCGACTGTATTTCTAGGCCATGTGGCCGTGAGAGACGCTCAACTCTCCGGGACGGAAATTACTACGCTTCTTATCTCTGAGCCCTCGATCCCCCGGACGGAACTGGCTAACCCAGTATTCAGCTACGCGGCATTAGGACACATCCACAAATTTCAGAATTTGAATGAAAATAGCACCCCTCCGGTTGTCTATTCCGGAAGCATAGAGAGAATCGATTTTACAGAGGAGAAGGAAAAAAAGGGGTTTGTGTTGGGCGAGATATTCAAAGATGAAAACGGCTGGAGATGCGATTTTAAATTCGTGGAAACCCCGGCAAGAAGATTCCTCACCGTGGAAGTCAAGGGAAAAGTGGAAAACATGGACGAAGCCAAGGTACTGGAACATCTGCCAAGAGAGGACATCAAAGACGCCGTAATAAGGGTGAGGTGTGTAGTATCAAGGCCTGAGGACAGGATCAACGAAAAGATGATCAGGGAAGCACTTTCTGAAGCCTACTCGGTTAAGATAGAAAAAATCTTCGAGAAGCCGGAGAGGGTCATTAGACAGTCAGAGCTATCAAGAACGACAGACGTAATGGATGCACTAGATAGATACATCCGGTCCAAACCGGAGCTTAAAAACATATCCGAGGATATGAAGAAATACGCAAAGGAGCTTATCAGGGAATCGGAAGAGGCTTAG
- the glgA gene encoding glycogen synthase GlgA: protein MKVLFISPEMEPLAKVGGLADVVGALPRELKRLGCDVRVVIPYYQHVKENIDKIGLKPRESGKEVVVAIDWLPFRGNVTEVTLDQVTVYLLGNDRLFDREYIYSTPKGDYPDNYLRFGFLSLAALETARALGFNPDIIHCHDWQTAMVPISLRWRKHLRDDPFFKDARIVFTIHNIAYQGLFPKEILDEFGLPWYIYTPQGIEFYGKVNLLKGGIAYSDLVTTVSPTYAEEIKTPQYGYGLDGVLRWVSQNSNSLVGILNGIDYELWNPEKDKALYLNYATGDIDGRLKNKSKLKEELGLNTDESKPLIGMVSRLTEQKGIDLVVESLRQIIDLGFQLAILGTGEERYERMLENAKQVHRENVSFSSGFSDELARRIYAGSDMFLMPSRFEPCGLGQMIALRYGSIPVVRGTGGLLDTIRDYNADKEKGNGFVFYEFSKVSFLDALVRAISVYENRNEWMALVNRAMREDFSWKRSSEKYLEMYEKLASRERQ, encoded by the coding sequence ATGAAGGTGCTTTTTATCTCGCCGGAGATGGAACCGCTGGCAAAAGTAGGCGGGCTTGCCGATGTAGTCGGCGCACTTCCCCGGGAACTCAAACGGTTGGGCTGTGACGTTAGAGTAGTTATTCCCTATTATCAGCACGTTAAGGAAAACATCGATAAAATTGGGCTTAAGCCCAGGGAGTCAGGAAAGGAGGTGGTTGTAGCCATAGACTGGCTTCCTTTCAGGGGTAATGTCACCGAGGTCACCTTAGACCAGGTTACGGTCTATCTACTCGGCAATGACCGTCTCTTCGACCGTGAGTATATATACTCGACGCCAAAAGGGGATTATCCGGATAATTATTTGCGGTTCGGATTTCTTTCCCTGGCGGCGCTGGAGACGGCAAGGGCGCTAGGCTTCAACCCGGATATAATACACTGCCACGACTGGCAAACGGCAATGGTTCCTATCTCCCTAAGGTGGAGAAAACATCTCCGGGACGACCCATTTTTCAAGGACGCAAGGATCGTTTTTACGATTCATAATATCGCCTATCAGGGCTTATTCCCTAAGGAAATTTTGGATGAGTTTGGACTACCTTGGTATATATACACACCACAGGGGATTGAATTTTATGGGAAGGTGAATCTGTTAAAGGGGGGCATAGCCTATTCTGACCTGGTCACCACGGTAAGCCCTACCTATGCTGAAGAGATAAAGACACCGCAATACGGGTATGGCCTCGACGGGGTTCTTAGATGGGTCTCCCAGAACTCCAACAGCCTAGTGGGGATCTTGAACGGGATAGATTACGAGCTCTGGAACCCGGAGAAGGATAAAGCGCTCTATCTGAATTACGCCACCGGGGATATCGACGGCAGGCTCAAGAATAAATCCAAGCTCAAGGAGGAGCTCGGTCTCAATACAGACGAGTCGAAGCCGCTAATAGGAATGGTGTCTAGGCTGACCGAACAGAAGGGAATAGACTTGGTGGTAGAATCCCTTCGTCAAATCATAGACCTGGGCTTTCAACTGGCCATTCTCGGCACTGGCGAGGAAAGATACGAACGGATGCTGGAGAATGCCAAGCAGGTACACAGAGAAAATGTGTCTTTTTCCTCAGGATTCAGCGATGAGTTGGCCAGGAGGATTTATGCCGGCTCAGACATGTTCCTCATGCCCTCTCGTTTCGAGCCGTGTGGTCTTGGGCAGATGATCGCCTTGCGGTATGGCAGTATCCCGGTAGTAAGGGGGACGGGCGGACTCTTGGATACCATAAGGGATTACAATGCCGATAAAGAAAAAGGGAATGGATTCGTATTCTATGAGTTTTCGAAGGTGAGTTTTCTCGATGCACTAGTGCGAGCTATTTCCGTATATGAGAATCGTAATGAGTGGATGGCACTGGTTAACAGGGCGATGAGAGAGGATTTCTCCTGGAAAAGGTCGAGTGAAAAGTATCTGGAGATGTATGAAAAGCTGGCCTCGAGAGAGCGTCAATAG
- the amrB gene encoding AmmeMemoRadiSam system protein B — protein sequence MVKRKPAVAGRFYKENPSELTQELGELVKHSPGEEKKKILGAVSPHAGYMYSGSVAGELYSRIKIPRRIIILSPNHTGYGARISMFPDGFWETPLGDVEVDSELCSLIQSKHQFVERETYAHLFEHSIEVQLPFLQYLKDDFIFVPITLMHLTYGECETMARVISDSVTELGEDVLILASSDLNHYEEQTVTEKKDLMAIGKMTSLDPIGLLDVTSKHNISMCGVIPATVMLLACLELGARNAELLKHATSGDVSGDYIRVVGYAAVSVY from the coding sequence ATGGTGAAGAGGAAACCAGCCGTAGCCGGAAGATTTTACAAGGAAAACCCCTCTGAACTCACCCAGGAGCTAGGCGAATTAGTAAAACACTCACCCGGTGAAGAAAAGAAGAAAATCCTGGGAGCAGTCTCTCCACACGCCGGATATATGTATTCTGGCAGCGTCGCCGGAGAGCTTTATTCTCGAATAAAGATTCCCAGAAGAATCATCATCCTCTCTCCCAATCACACCGGATACGGTGCTCGAATATCTATGTTCCCGGATGGGTTTTGGGAGACACCCCTTGGAGACGTAGAGGTCGATTCCGAGCTTTGCTCTCTTATTCAGTCAAAACACCAGTTTGTAGAAAGGGAGACCTACGCTCATCTTTTTGAGCACTCGATTGAAGTTCAATTACCTTTTCTTCAGTATCTTAAAGACGATTTTATTTTTGTCCCTATTACGCTTATGCACCTTACCTATGGCGAATGTGAAACCATGGCCAGGGTAATTTCCGATTCCGTCACAGAATTGGGAGAAGATGTTCTAATATTAGCCAGCTCCGACCTAAACCATTACGAGGAACAGACAGTGACCGAGAAAAAAGACTTGATGGCGATAGGTAAAATGACCTCATTAGACCCTATAGGGCTACTGGACGTCACGTCGAAGCACAACATTTCTATGTGCGGCGTCATTCCGGCAACGGTTATGCTTCTAGCATGTCTAGAGCTTGGTGCCCGTAATGCCGAACTCTTAAAACACGCCACTTCAGGGGATGTTAGCGGTGATTACATCCGGGTCGTAGGCTATGCGGCGGTATCGGTGTACTAG
- a CDS encoding LapA family protein gives MKPKTIVVMLIVLIVVIALFQNAESIYVKFLFWQFSASAFIMYLVFYVLGAISAIIWLLWRKI, from the coding sequence ATGAAACCAAAAACAATCGTGGTCATGCTGATAGTACTTATAGTGGTAATAGCGCTTTTCCAGAATGCCGAGTCTATATATGTTAAATTCCTCTTCTGGCAGTTTTCGGCCTCAGCGTTTATCATGTATCTCGTCTTTTACGTTCTTGGTGCGATTTCGGCCATTATTTGGCTGCTCTGGAGAAAGATATAA
- the mqnC gene encoding cyclic dehypoxanthinyl futalosine synthase translates to MQVPAIFNKVLRSERLTPDEALLLLRQADLLELGAVADMVKTRFNPEGFVTFVADTNPNYTNVCDTECLFCAFWRPAGASDAYTLTIDELLQIMKTSFHNGATTVLLQGGHNPDIKLDYYLELVRRVREEIPDLHLHAFSAPEISAIAKYSGISTKEVLERLWEAGLRTIPGGGAEVLSNRVRKKISPLKIDADQWIKVTREAHQTGFKTTATMMFGHFEEDEDIIEHLDRIRSLQDETGGFLAFIPWTFKPRNTFLEKKLPQEIGGERYLRVLAVSRIYLDNFTHLQGSWFTQGKKMGSISLHYGASDLGGTLYDENVLGCAENKLRASIDELIQMIRTAGFKPAQRDTFYRIIKHF, encoded by the coding sequence ATGCAGGTTCCAGCCATATTTAACAAGGTTTTAAGGAGTGAAAGGTTAACTCCGGACGAAGCGCTCCTACTCCTTCGCCAGGCCGACCTGCTCGAGCTTGGGGCGGTGGCCGATATGGTAAAAACCAGATTCAACCCGGAAGGATTCGTTACCTTTGTCGCCGACACTAACCCAAACTATACAAACGTTTGTGACACCGAGTGCCTATTCTGCGCCTTCTGGAGACCGGCCGGGGCCTCGGATGCATACACCCTCACCATCGACGAGCTACTCCAGATTATGAAGACATCCTTCCATAACGGGGCTACTACCGTTCTTCTTCAGGGCGGTCACAACCCGGATATCAAGCTCGACTACTATCTAGAGCTAGTGAGACGGGTGAGAGAAGAGATACCAGATTTACACCTTCACGCCTTTTCCGCCCCGGAGATAAGTGCCATTGCGAAGTATTCGGGAATCAGCACCAAAGAGGTTCTGGAGAGGCTCTGGGAAGCCGGGCTGAGGACCATACCCGGAGGAGGCGCCGAGGTATTGAGCAACAGGGTAAGAAAAAAAATAAGCCCCCTCAAAATCGACGCCGACCAGTGGATAAAGGTTACAAGGGAGGCTCACCAAACCGGGTTCAAAACCACGGCCACCATGATGTTTGGCCATTTCGAGGAAGACGAAGACATAATCGAACACCTGGATAGGATTAGAAGCCTCCAGGATGAGACCGGAGGGTTTCTGGCTTTCATACCCTGGACTTTCAAACCCAGAAACACATTCTTGGAGAAGAAACTCCCCCAGGAAATAGGGGGAGAAAGATATCTACGCGTGCTTGCCGTTTCCAGGATATATCTGGATAACTTCACCCACCTTCAGGGCTCCTGGTTTACCCAGGGTAAAAAGATGGGTTCCATTTCCCTTCACTATGGAGCGAGCGACTTAGGGGGTACTCTCTACGATGAAAACGTGCTCGGCTGTGCCGAGAATAAACTTCGAGCATCGATTGATGAACTCATCCAAATGATAAGAACGGCCGGGTTCAAACCGGCACAGCGGGATACCTTTTATAGAATCATCAAGCACTTCTAA
- a CDS encoding DUF6600 domain-containing protein, with the protein MKNKILVLGLAFALLFGMGFRNRAEADTKVSFSVFFDALAPYGNWVFVPEYGYAWYPYSVGSSWRPYSYGRWSWSDYGWIWISDEPWGWATYHYGRWVFDDYYGWLWLPGTVWAPAWVTWFTGPSYIGWAPLPPDYDFFYSDYGYYGHPYKHHHHHHYHYHHHYIKPSHCVFVPSHHFLHHNVHSVALSPSKNVTIIKNTNKVTNIKLVNNKLVNYGPSVSLVEKSTRAKIRKVNVVDGDLRVIRGGASVNKLEGREYRVFRPKIVKEGKEAPVIKKDINGGTVQIDKKRGNIAPYKDQEKSLKKKETLPSNHSFKEPDGQEYRINPAKKGNLLQTHGQEKRIPKNKKSIERDYSRKPSIKAGTAFVGENKAITDHDHIYSNASYPAYRKGKKDPMKTGDLIRGKKVEKASYKPAKFNESNEYKRGNVKDDRVYKNDIKKNSEMNWNSESRGYQPSKRTFNNQGSLRKGQRGLRH; encoded by the coding sequence ATGAAGAATAAAATATTAGTATTAGGATTGGCATTTGCACTGTTATTTGGAATGGGATTCAGAAATCGTGCCGAAGCGGATACCAAAGTTAGCTTCAGTGTATTCTTTGATGCCCTAGCCCCCTATGGCAACTGGGTATTCGTTCCCGAATACGGATACGCCTGGTATCCGTATAGCGTTGGGTCGAGCTGGAGACCCTATAGCTACGGCCGGTGGTCGTGGTCTGATTACGGTTGGATATGGATATCCGATGAGCCTTGGGGATGGGCTACCTATCATTACGGGAGGTGGGTCTTTGACGATTACTACGGCTGGTTATGGCTGCCGGGCACGGTTTGGGCACCGGCTTGGGTTACCTGGTTTACCGGGCCGAGTTATATAGGATGGGCACCTCTTCCACCCGATTACGATTTTTTCTATTCCGACTACGGCTACTACGGCCACCCTTACAAACACCACCATCATCATCATTATCACTACCACCACCATTACATCAAACCAAGTCACTGTGTGTTCGTTCCTTCACACCATTTCCTGCACCATAACGTGCATTCAGTGGCCTTAAGTCCCTCAAAAAACGTCACTATAATTAAGAATACAAATAAGGTGACAAACATAAAACTGGTGAATAACAAGTTGGTGAACTATGGCCCCAGCGTCAGCCTGGTCGAGAAGAGCACCAGGGCGAAAATAAGAAAGGTAAACGTGGTGGATGGCGATTTGAGGGTTATCCGAGGCGGCGCGAGTGTGAATAAACTGGAAGGCCGGGAATACCGGGTGTTTCGCCCAAAGATAGTTAAAGAGGGAAAGGAAGCACCCGTAATTAAAAAGGATATTAACGGGGGCACTGTACAGATAGACAAAAAAAGAGGAAATATTGCCCCTTATAAAGATCAAGAGAAGTCGTTGAAGAAGAAGGAAACCCTCCCGAGCAACCATTCATTCAAGGAGCCGGACGGCCAGGAATATAGAATAAATCCGGCTAAAAAGGGCAATTTATTGCAGACACACGGCCAGGAAAAGAGAATTCCCAAGAACAAAAAATCTATCGAACGAGATTATTCGAGAAAGCCGAGTATTAAAGCAGGGACTGCCTTTGTAGGCGAGAATAAGGCGATAACGGACCACGATCACATCTATTCAAACGCTAGTTATCCGGCGTACAGAAAAGGGAAGAAAGATCCGATGAAAACCGGGGACCTAATAAGAGGTAAAAAGGTTGAGAAAGCCTCGTACAAGCCGGCTAAGTTTAACGAATCTAATGAATATAAAAGAGGGAATGTGAAGGACGATAGAGTCTATAAAAACGACATTAAAAAGAATTCAGAAATGAACTGGAACTCGGAATCTCGCGGATACCAGCCTAGTAAGCGAACCTTCAACAATCAGGGTAGTCTTAGGAAGGGTCAAAGGGGTTTAAGACATTAG
- a CDS encoding bifunctional 4-hydroxy-2-oxoglutarate aldolase/2-dehydro-3-deoxy-phosphogluconate aldolase, whose product MVDLVRSSKVIAVIRAVGPETALRSAQACIEGGLKLIEITFSFSGADKVISELSKGYDVVVGAGTVLNMDMARAAAAAGANFIVSPHTDRELIHYAKSRDLLVVAGALTSSEIVNAWRLGADMVKIFPVKAVGGASYIRAIKEPLPFVEVMTTGGVTLENFKEFLDAGATAVGLSSALLGKNGSFEPEIIYERAKRVTQEIN is encoded by the coding sequence TTGGTCGATTTAGTAAGAAGCTCTAAGGTTATCGCGGTAATACGTGCCGTGGGGCCGGAGACTGCGCTTCGGTCTGCCCAGGCTTGTATTGAGGGTGGGCTTAAGTTGATAGAGATAACTTTTTCCTTCTCCGGTGCAGATAAGGTCATTTCAGAATTGAGTAAAGGATACGATGTGGTGGTTGGTGCCGGAACGGTGTTGAATATGGACATGGCCAGGGCTGCCGCTGCCGCAGGCGCGAATTTCATAGTCTCTCCACACACGGACAGGGAGCTTATCCATTACGCCAAATCGAGGGACTTGCTGGTTGTAGCCGGGGCTCTCACGTCCTCAGAGATAGTTAATGCATGGAGATTGGGAGCAGACATGGTCAAGATCTTCCCGGTTAAAGCTGTGGGTGGAGCATCCTATATAAGGGCCATAAAAGAACCTCTTCCCTTTGTAGAAGTTATGACTACGGGCGGAGTTACTTTGGAAAATTTTAAGGAATTTCTCGATGCCGGAGCGACGGCCGTCGGTCTCTCTAGTGCGCTCCTCGGAAAAAACGGCTCCTTTGAGCCCGAGATTATTTACGAAAGGGCCAAACGGGTTACTCAGGAAATTAACTAA
- a CDS encoding PhoU domain-containing protein produces the protein MSTNVSVEISKNLEEEIIAMCDSTKEMLAATWEGFRRHDREKLNQAEVLGRQIHNKEKELIQLIISNVSKGGATPEIKEGLSFIPAHFERIGDNIELLVRCIRTMNQEGTLFSERAIREVNTLFAKAIELLECVRDALKTKNKVLIRYIKEEGIGFQDKVNEYALAHQERLIEGTCLSKASSVYLAILDYLANVERHIRKMSDFIPV, from the coding sequence ATGTCCACAAATGTCTCAGTGGAAATCTCTAAGAATCTAGAAGAAGAAATTATCGCCATGTGCGATTCGACCAAGGAAATGCTGGCTGCGACTTGGGAAGGTTTTAGGCGGCATGACCGGGAAAAATTAAATCAAGCGGAGGTGCTCGGACGACAAATACACAACAAGGAAAAGGAGTTGATACAACTAATCATCTCTAATGTATCAAAAGGGGGCGCAACGCCCGAAATAAAAGAGGGGCTTAGTTTTATCCCCGCCCACTTTGAGAGAATAGGAGATAATATAGAGCTTCTGGTAAGGTGTATAAGAACCATGAATCAGGAAGGCACGCTATTCAGCGAAAGAGCGATAAGAGAGGTAAACACGCTTTTCGCCAAAGCCATAGAGCTTCTTGAATGCGTGCGTGATGCTTTGAAGACCAAGAATAAGGTTCTGATAAGGTACATCAAGGAAGAGGGGATAGGGTTTCAGGATAAGGTCAACGAATATGCCCTTGCCCACCAGGAGCGTTTGATCGAGGGCACCTGTTTATCCAAGGCTTCTTCCGTTTACCTGGCCATACTGGACTATCTTGCCAACGTGGAAAGGCATATTAGAAAGATGTCCGATTTTATTCCTGTATAA